CCAACATGGGCATTGGCGGCATAACTCCCGCCATGAAGCTCGCACAGGTGTCTTAGGCTCTACTTGTAATCGCTCCTAAAAATGGGAAGATTACCGAAGCATGAGGAAGATCGTTTGTGCTCCGGAAAACCTCATTCCACAGCAGCTTGAGGAAGATACAAAATATTTCTCGATATACTCGAATCCTCGAAGAGAAAATGTCGGCTATTTCGGCTCAACCTTGATAAGAGACGTTCAAAGAGCTGGACTGCGTCCTTCGGAAAAAATTTGGGATTTCAATACAATTGCCTTGGCTGTTGCGGCCGCCGATAATTCGCTGACAAGGAAAAACAGTGCGGATGGGTGGACTCGGCAAATAAATTTAACCGTTCACCTCAATGATCCGGGTGTTTGGGAGCCTGCAAAGCAGGAGCTTGAAAAAACTCTTAGATTTCTTACAGGAGATTTTTGGTCTTTTACTTTTAAAGATAATGGTGTCACTCCGCCAAGAGCAAAAAGACTGAAACGATTCGATTGCGACTGTGTTTCTCTGTTGTCCGGAGGTGTTGATAGTTTAGCCGGGGCAATCGATTTGGTAGCTGACAATCACAAGCCGATTTTCATATCACAAGTTGTGAGGGGAGATGCAAAAACACAAAGAGACTATGCTAAAAGAATCAGACCTGATAGCGCACATTTCCAATGGAGCCACAAGATTCATCCCCCGCAAGGGGAATCTGAAGGTTCAACGAGAGGCCGGTCGATCATTTTCTTTGCTTTTGCAGCATTGGCAGCGTCTGCGCTCCAAGGTCAACCCAGCTCTCCAGCTAAAATATACGTTCCTGAAAATGGATTCATCAGTCTAAACATTCCGCTAAATTCAGGCCGCATGGGCAGCTTCAGTACAAAGACTACTCATCCTGTTTACCTTAAAGGCATTCAGAATATTTGGAATGAAGTTGGAATCAGCCTGAATCTCATAATGCCCTATCAGTTCAAGACCAAAGGAGAAGTGCTGGCAGAATGCAAAAATCAACAGCTTTTGAAGGAGTTGGTTTTTCAATCTGTGAGTTGTGGGAAATATCGGGTTTATAAGATGCAACATTGCGGCAGATGTGTTCCTTGTTTGGTTCGGAGGGCTGCATTTCAACACTGGGGAGAAGTTGACCAAACGTCAGGTGGCTATTATTCAGAGCAACTTGAACGAATAAATCATGGGAATCCCGATGATGTAGGTGCCGCTGCCAACGCATGTTTAGTTGCCGAGCAATCAGGAATTCAGCGTTTGGTTTCTGGGAACTTGTCTTTCGCCGACCACCAGAATCGAAGTGAATTCGAAGGAGTCTTTTCGCGAGGACTTAACGAGGTTAAAGAACTTTTATTGGGGAAAGGGGTGATATGATAGATCTGCATACACACCTTGATTTATACCCTAACGCGCTCGATATCCTTGCCCGGGTCAATAATGAGAACCGTTTTACACTGGCTGTTACAACAAGCCCAAGGGCATGGGTGGCAACCTCACAGGTCTTCAAAGAATATGGGAACATCAAGGTTGCCCTTGGCTTACACCCTGAAATTGCTGTTGAAAAATACAATGAACTTGACCTGTTATTGAGTTCAATTCCGAAATCATATTTTGTTGGTGAGGTTGGAATCGACGGTTCCACGAGGTATTTAAAGACTCTGGACAAGCAGGAGTTGATATTTGATAGCACTATCCGAGAGTGCGAAAAGGCTGGTGGACGAATTATCAGCATTCATTCTCGGAATGCGGCCTCAAAAGTCCTTTCAACTTTGAAGAAATACCCTGGCTGCGGAAAGCCTGTTCTCCATTGGTTTTCCGGCTCTATCGCAGAGCTGAAAGATGCTGTAAAAATGGAATGCTTTTTCAGTGTCAATCCCGTGATGACTTCAACGAAAAAAGGAAAGGACTTAATTTCAAGAATACCGTCAAGATTAATATTGCCAGAGTCTGATGGTCCTTTTGCATCCCGCAAGGGGAACCCTGTTATGCCTTGGGAAGCTATGGATGTTGC
The sequence above is a segment of the Desulfovibrio legallii genome. Coding sequences within it:
- the qatC gene encoding Qat anti-phage system QueC-like protein QatC, translating into MRKIVCAPENLIPQQLEEDTKYFSIYSNPRRENVGYFGSTLIRDVQRAGLRPSEKIWDFNTIALAVAAADNSLTRKNSADGWTRQINLTVHLNDPGVWEPAKQELEKTLRFLTGDFWSFTFKDNGVTPPRAKRLKRFDCDCVSLLSGGVDSLAGAIDLVADNHKPIFISQVVRGDAKTQRDYAKRIRPDSAHFQWSHKIHPPQGESEGSTRGRSIIFFAFAALAASALQGQPSSPAKIYVPENGFISLNIPLNSGRMGSFSTKTTHPVYLKGIQNIWNEVGISLNLIMPYQFKTKGEVLAECKNQQLLKELVFQSVSCGKYRVYKMQHCGRCVPCLVRRAAFQHWGEVDQTSGGYYSEQLERINHGNPDDVGAAANACLVAEQSGIQRLVSGNLSFADHQNRSEFEGVFSRGLNEVKELLLGKGVI
- the qatD gene encoding Qat anti-phage system TatD family nuclease QatD gives rise to the protein MIDLHTHLDLYPNALDILARVNNENRFTLAVTTSPRAWVATSQVFKEYGNIKVALGLHPEIAVEKYNELDLLLSSIPKSYFVGEVGIDGSTRYLKTLDKQELIFDSTIRECEKAGGRIISIHSRNAASKVLSTLKKYPGCGKPVLHWFSGSIAELKDAVKMECFFSVNPVMTSTKKGKDLISRIPSRLILPESDGPFASRKGNPVMPWEAMDVASDLSEIWSVSTQAVEETFLRNLDSLMDGKS